The sequence below is a genomic window from Nostoc flagelliforme CCNUN1.
AATTGGGCCAGAGCCTAACAGTAGAATCTTCCGGAGGTCATCACGGCGGGGCATAGTAGTTGCCTTGGAATACGAGAATACAAATCCTGATTATTTTAAGGGTCTTTACCCCCTCTCGTGCTTTTTATTATTAAGTTTTCTAAGTTTGATGACAAATGGGAGTGGAGAGTGGGGATGAGGGAGCAGGGGAAGCAGGGGAAGAAGAACTATGATATTGACCAATGACCCATGCCCAATGCCCGATGCCCCATGCCCAATGCCTAACAATTATTTTGTATTTCTAATTTTATTTAATTGCGATGCTAAAATTTTTAAAGTTTTTGCGAATCTTTATTATTTAATTTGATTAGATTTGGCAACATATGGTTATTTATTCTGGCATATACCTATCTAACTTCTTAAATATAAATAGTTTTCTTAACTAAAAATATTTGTTAACTATCTAATTGCTAAATATTTGCAACGTTAAATATTATGAAAATATGTTTACTTAGATTAAAAATGGCAGAGAGATACGAATACCATCCTCTGCCATTTTTTATAATATTTTAAGAGTTAGTGCTGCTAACTTTTTCTTTCAGTCTAGGTAGACAAATCTAGATTATGAGAGTTTTAGCTTTGAGCAGCTTGGACAAACCCTAAAGTTAAGCTGTCTTTAGCGAGGAAGTGAGATAAATGATATGCACGTTCCTCAGTTTTCAACAAAATCTTTTCGTACAGATAGCGTGTACCCCGATCGCCTAAACTCTCTGCCTGAGCAGCTTGACGACGAATTACGCCAATGATTGCTTGTTCGGCAGCTAGGTCATTTTCCACCATTTGGCGAGAGGAATATACGCCTTCAGATTCTTGCTCAAAACAGGTTAATTCTGCTAATTTGCTGAAGGTCGCTACTGGCACACCACCCAGTCCATCCAAACGTTCTCCAATTTCATGAACGTGGTCTTGTACTTGGTTGTAGCTTTCGTTAAAAAACTCATGCAGAGAGTAAAATTCTGAGCCTTCAACTACAAAATGATGCTTTTGGTACTGCAAGTATAGTGCCTGGAAACTAGCTAATACAACGTTGAATCCTTCTGTCACTGGAGCAGTTACGCTGTGATCCAACAACACAGGGTTGTCATATACATTACCAAAATTCCGTAACAAAGTTTGTGTTTCAGACATTGCGTTCCTCTCTTTTTAACAGTTATAGATTTTAACTGCTTATTCTTAACATATTAACATTTTAATAATAAGAGCAAGCCAATTCGCCATGTCAATATTTTGTATTTTTGCTTACTAAAAATCTCAAGTTTATTGTCGGCTGGATGATGGCAAGCTCATCAAGTTGCATAATTTTCTCATTATCATTGACATGCCAGATTAAATGTGCATCTTTCCTAACAAGAGGAGGGAGTGGGGAAAAAGCAAGGGAGAAAATAAAAAATTAAAATTACCTCTTTCCCCTGTGTTCCCTGCTCCCTGTCCCTCTACCTCTTCCTTTTTCAATATGGGATGGCTGCAAAAATTTGATTTTTTTTCCAAAATTACTGAGAATTGTTTGCACTTAAGGTATGCTGGTTTTAAGAGGTTAAACTCTTGAGACTTTCAAAAAGCAGAGAGTTAAATGGCGGTAGTTACTGCAAGTTTGTTGCACTTTGAGGGCAATTCTCTTGAAATCGTTTAGTTCAGAAATACAAAGCAGCCACCTTGTAGAGGTGAATTGGGCAGATCGCTGGCAAGTCTATCAACGCCTAAAGGAGTTAGATATTCCCTGTAGTTGTCAGGCTAACCAGCCATTGCAAGTTGAAATTAGCTCTCCTATGACAGCTGTTCAACTTTGGAGTGTGATACGGCGATTAACAGCCTCTCGCCAAGACCAGATTTGGACTCTTGAGCACTGCTGGAAAAGTCGCTATCAATAGTTCTAATCTTCAGCTAGTGAGAATATCTCGCTTGATAGGTTGTATTAATTAAAAGGAGGTTAAAAAATGGGTGCATCTCACAGTATGGAAGTATCACAGTTTTGCCTTGAGGGCAGATTTATAGATTTTGTTATTAAAGATGGTTATAAGCTTAAAGGCTTAATGCTGGGGACTCATGAGGGTGAGTCTTATATTAAACTCGCTAAACATTTACGGGCTGCTTTTGACTTGCGCTTACCTCCAGGGACTTGGCTGCAAGTTGTTGGTTATAAAGAATACGATATAAAAAAAGACAAAGTTACACTGAAAGCTGAACGTGTGATGGCGGCGCGTTCTGAAATGGCGACAGTTCAAACCATCGCCGCACCACAAGAACCCCCATCTATTGATAATGCCAAGGTAAAACCAGCTAAAACTAAAGCCACGATTTTGGTCTGTCAAAAATCTGATTGCATGAAACGCGGTGGTAAAGCAGTTTGTCAGGCGTTGGAAGCTGCTTTAAGCGATCGCGGTTTAGAAGACCAAGTTACAATCAAGGGCACTGGTTGTATGAAGAATTGTAAAGCTGGGCCTAACCTAGTTATGCCAGATAAAACTCGCCATAGCCGAATTCAAGCTACACAAGTTCCGGCCTTGATGGATAAGCATTTTGGTGACAAGAGTTTAGAAACGCAACCTGCCAATTTAAAGGAAGCGGCGATATTTAATACTAAGTTTTGCTGAAAAACTTAGCGAAATCTTGACATTTTAATGAGGAAGTTTAATAATATCTTCATTAAGTGTGTTCCATTAATACTCGGCATTCGGCTTTAGCCCAGTATTTGTAAGAGTTTCTAATTAAGCGATCGCATACGGTTTGTCATCAGAAAGGCAAAGTAGTAGTGGTGATCGCTTAATATTTGCATGCAATTGGGTTTAGCGATGCCTGAGTTGGGCTACGCATACGCAAAGTAGTTGGTCATGAGTTGGCTAAAATCGCTTAATATTTGTATGCAATTAGGTTTAGCCGCCAGTCTCCCGAAGGCAAGTTAGCCGGGATTTTGCGCTTACCCGTGCGTCCGCCAGAGATTAAAATCTCAGGCTCATAGCGCAAGTCCACTCAAGTGGACTGAAACCCTTTTCTAGTTTTGTTTAGAAGACTTTAGGTGTAAGAGAGGGAATTGATTCTCAGGCGGTTGTTGGGACTTGTGGATTTTCTGGCGGGTAGCTTGGAAATTACATGACCTAAGTTAGAGAAGACTGTAACAACTGTCGCATGGATGTAGCCTGCACATGGTCAGGGAAGACAGTTAAAAAGTCATTTAGGTCTTGGATAGCTATACGGATACGCTCTAAAGAAGCACCTTGAGATAAGGTATATTGATATAATTGCTCTGCTGGTTGAGTGTAATGAGCAGCCAAATAATAAAGCGCTAAATTAAAGGTGTTACGCCAGTCTTTAGTATCTTTTTCGTAATGCTGTTTAGCAAGCTTGATAGCAAGTGCTAAGTCAGTTTGTGCTTTGTTTGCTTGGTTAAGAGCTAGGTAGGTTAAAGCGCGATCGTACAAGTACCAATCATCATGAGATTTTAAGCCAATAGCGCGGTTGAAATCTGCAAGAGCTTCATTGTACCGCTTAAGCTGGAGGAAAGTTTGACCGCAAGTCGCGGTCACCCAGTCAAGTTTAGGGTTAAGTTCAATCGCGCGGTCAAAATCTTCGAGGGCTTGCGTATAACGCTCCATTAAACGGTAAGTTTCACCTCTACTTGCGATTACCCACTCATATTTTGGGTTAAGTTCAATTAAACGGTAAGTTACACCACGAATTGTGATCGCCCAGTCATATTTTGGGTTAAGTTCAATTAAACGGTCAAAATCTTCTAGGGCTTCCGTGTAACGCTTCATTAAACGGTAAGTTACACCGCGACTTGCGATCGCCCAGGCATATTTAGAGTCAAG
It includes:
- a CDS encoding Asr1405/Asl0597 family protein — its product is MKSFSSEIQSSHLVEVNWADRWQVYQRLKELDIPCSCQANQPLQVEISSPMTAVQLWSVIRRLTASRQDQIWTLEHCWKSRYQ
- a CDS encoding DNA starvation/stress protection protein DpsA, yielding MSETQTLLRNFGNVYDNPVLLDHSVTAPVTEGFNVVLASFQALYLQYQKHHFVVEGSEFYSLHEFFNESYNQVQDHVHEIGERLDGLGGVPVATFSKLAELTCFEQESEGVYSSRQMVENDLAAEQAIIGVIRRQAAQAESLGDRGTRYLYEKILLKTEERAYHLSHFLAKDSLTLGFVQAAQS
- a CDS encoding (2Fe-2S) ferredoxin domain-containing protein, yielding MGASHSMEVSQFCLEGRFIDFVIKDGYKLKGLMLGTHEGESYIKLAKHLRAAFDLRLPPGTWLQVVGYKEYDIKKDKVTLKAERVMAARSEMATVQTIAAPQEPPSIDNAKVKPAKTKATILVCQKSDCMKRGGKAVCQALEAALSDRGLEDQVTIKGTGCMKNCKAGPNLVMPDKTRHSRIQATQVPALMDKHFGDKSLETQPANLKEAAIFNTKFC